Below is a genomic region from Sorghum bicolor cultivar BTx623 chromosome 9, Sorghum_bicolor_NCBIv3, whole genome shotgun sequence.
CGGCATTTAAGTATGTGCCTCATGCTAATTTTAAACTGCTATGCAACAGAGCATCTACGTGATGGAGATGAGGGATTGGTGATAGAAGATGGTCCTAACGATTTTGAGACCATGCAGCTTCTTGGTGCAGGTAACTAACTATTGCAATCatataattataaaaatataatatataattttcTGTAACATATATTGACAAATTTTTACAATATAAAAACAGAATGTGCATTCCAGTCATATCGTATAGATGGTGATTGCCCAGGCAATGCTGCCGCAGATGATCCTTATGATTTTGTTTACCAAAATTTGCCGAAAGGGCACCATGTTTTGAGGAAGGCTCCTGACTGCCAACATTGTGGGGCCATGAGATTTGAAGGTGAATCACCAGGATTCTGTTGTCGAATGGGCAAGATAAAAGTCCATATCCCTGATGTACCTGATGAGTTGAAGAGGTTGTTCACAAGTCAGGTAGATATTGATGCAAAGTATTTTAGAAAACACATTCGGTACTTCAATTCACACTTCTCCTTCACAAGTCTCGGGGTTACACTGGACCGAAGATACTGCACTGCAGCGGGCACTGGCATATATACATTCCGTGTACATGGTGCCCTGTATCATCGTCTAGACCATTTAGTGCCAGGATCAAAAGGGCCACGCCACCTCCAACTCTACTTTTATGACACGGAACATGATGAGACATTGTCCCATAGAGTAAAAAGGTCACCTGATCTTGATATAAACATTGTAAGGAATGTGCTCAGGATACTACAAGAAGGAAACCCTTATGTCCAAACATTTAACAGGGTTGGTGCCATTCCAAATCTTGATGACTATGTAATTGAGCTCAACACTAATGTGACACCCGACCAACGAAGGTATGACATCCTCTCTATTAATTCTGTATTATTTTATGTTATTTGTGTTATTTCATTAATTGTTTCTTGCATATGTTTGTAAGGTATAATGCCCCTACTACCACACAAGTTGCTGCTATCTGGACCGATGGAAATGACCCTCAAAGATCTTTTTATCTCTATGAGAACTCAGCATAAGGTTACTGCATTAGACAAATTGGATTAGATGGTTCCAAATTTACCAATATCTCTTCATTTCTCATCACATGGTTTAATTCCAACGCAATAAAGGATATTGTGATGATTTTCATTTTTCAGGTTGTCACTAATCTCAATTGTGATGCCAGAGTTGCATATCCTAAATGAAATTTTCCAGCATCCAAAATAACAAATGATCAACAATTGTCTGAACACACAACAATTATCAGGAAAAAGGGTTTGCTgtcaagcataattaattctcaaAATTCTCAGAAACAGGCAATttgcatctcaaactcattgatCCAGCCATCTAGGTAACAGCAGAAAACCCAAACATTGATCCACCAGCATTTTAGATGACAATATAACAGACAAAGGGGAGCACACCGGCACAACCAGTCCCAGAATGAGACATCACACGAACAACAAAGGGGAGCACACATTAGCTGCTCTAGTTCTCTGAATAAAAAAGATACTGCTGAGATTCAATTTGAGTTTACAAGAGGCGCTGTTTAGTGAAAGAACGGGTTGGTAAGTAACTGAAAATTTCCACACTACATGTATATGCAGCAGCATAAGGCACTGAATCACAACAAAGATCCATATAACACATCCGGTCTCTCTCTGTTGTTCTCATTTTAGTTCCCTACAGATCTAACAAAGAGTATAAGTAATTCCATGTCAGTCTACTCATCT
It encodes:
- the LOC8061323 gene encoding uncharacterized protein LOC8061323 encodes the protein MGDPREARPAFGDISNTISRKSADETNEEKIKREERNRKQREYRARKRAQETSEQREERNRKQREYRAMIRAATVANTPGQGDNKKPHLVCDVEPISGATDVQMTEAVHSTLAPSLSPYLLGEKSPQETGVSAICQPSIHLGQENIDLTDSMDWLHRNDQYVRKQRPPLAPLQTESSNGTVINPGATSDNIKLLRSRSWYINMDATKKAKLLQQRRDYKRARAVDSSNRSCPTLPDEQNDSRMLQTHVKPMCTDANDVEFDAALFEPAGIDSDDEEHLRDGDEGLVIEDGPNDFETMQLLGAECAFQSYRIDGDCPGNAAADDPYDFVYQNLPKGHHVLRKAPDCQHCGAMRFEGESPGFCCRMGKIKVHIPDVPDELKRLFTSQVDIDAKYFRKHIRYFNSHFSFTSLGVTLDRRYCTAAGTGIYTFRVHGALYHRLDHLVPGSKGPRHLQLYFYDTEHDETLSHRVKRSPDLDINIVRNVLRILQEGNPYVQTFNRVGAIPNLDDYVIELNTNVTPDQRRYNAPTTTQVAAIWTDGNDPQRSFYLYENSA